The Macrobrachium nipponense isolate FS-2020 chromosome 1, ASM1510439v2, whole genome shotgun sequence genome includes a window with the following:
- the LOC135219516 gene encoding serine-rich adhesin for platelets-like: MEGLNETLKVAVVLLLCLIQAGLVSATPLPTQDDQGSDREGKGFLGFSFFAPPARVEPHQCIATNGLLTIGTCYNQQSCTDIGGVDSGSCSTGGVCCVLPSVCGSVVARNRTWFVNKDFPEKSRDSGDCTITIRKEIPRIKQARLDFHSFQLASSRQGRCLDDMFEVSTKTNVNGREEKVEIAPKLCGDNTGQHVYVDIEHGDAEVHVKLGSSVHSENREWRVFITQLDETLAAPRDCLQYHTDASKKVKSLNFDGDDDFTGDLNYDICFTKLQRSSDPGESCKRKVSNVEIDQSPSVRQVRKRNKRRRIARSSESRELPLYSSPEQSLEDKQVREAISDVIGQISRTIDIEKEEGSLNKGSSQPDKKELNDEERPQQNNVKVKTDADSTDNAFPMLYSAGNEAVISQIQQVVLQLQQEQLGLGGGGGGQFGFGGMVINTDEDSVMSSTHMEDVDLTTSLPSTEEISNSPQLTIRENSYILSSDDNITGSDHGIMTSLHTSEIDSSVNSVSNIVNELLTNHVTHTTETVYPLTDNLAVEGIVIETTLLPEEVMKNILVTESPDKETVPINNEQVMDAMPASSDSEDKPTTNSSTIVTTESSSMTSDDLDYLESETTENIQENLELSKVTTTEGYEETGISNSAHIEALSASDDVLLIESHNKSEPGRPQAEITVLDPDSVKVHGDLIIKDGQSNENENSKVPTAEVTTKSVLGVTSTTTDKLPTVNTEDITTAFTVMMEMEQPIVEKDDNHPLESGESSSKDSTPIVTNGIAGDTETNAEDQANGGIQWLILDDGSSDVKEVSKQEVSLPPDVIVSSDIGFGFYNEGTENSPLPSTNKKNGEQSFGNLAEDTDLLESELNVSNDNDDMINPDHFSSESPVSITSSPAPSSTISTTVASTSLTTDITFSSTGAATSTIISSTTTVTTTPTSASTTTTTTTPSTTSTTTTMTTPSTTSTTTTTADQPEGTSHDQTIGNNINNVEDLSTSLENNSHFDNEVEKTDETKETAMIEEDHMLHEVDNSSNVEGEKTLETVESNISGNEATANSVPEAIMFDTENSLPATVPGSVSNADTSNVLGTIHTGASETTENAEYEINIDDSADTGEAKPTNMSDAGEMEINIFSETEAGNISDSLVKDSISHINDKHSSDDQESHLEDNTTGDMTPTEDDNVPENDSHVSSTVHAEHPPINEAVLVLSANEEPVHQVDISIAAEPVTVTVADTNTESSIVNELDASVADSEDTLLVSYPSDEERCGGSFLKVREDVICGGLLRQEAIEEKDYEDDRFDDVERISVRSMEGATRSLRFQLQYETDCPEMKVETTTAPPVRKTVTLLQYLLGWYR, translated from the exons TTGGGTTTTCCTTCTTTGCACCTCCTGCCCGGGTTGAGCCTCACCAGTGCATTGCAACGAACGGATTGCTGACGATCGGCACTTGTTACAACCAACAGTCTTGCACCGACATAGGCGGTGTTGACTCGGGCAGCTGCTCGACTGGTGGCGTTTGTTGTGTCC TGCCATCGGTATGCGGAAGCGTCGTGGCTCGCAACAGAACTTGGTTCGTCAACAAGGATTTCCCTGAGAAGTCCAGAGATTCGGGGGACTGCACCATTACTATCAGAAAGGAAATTCCTCGC attaaacaagcaAGATTGGATTTCCATTCATTCCAACTGGCTAGTTCCCGTCAAGGACGTTGTCTGGACGATATGTTTGAAGTTTCCACAAAGACGAACGTTaatggaagagaagagaaagtaGAAATAGCGCCAAAACTCTGCGGCGACAATACTGGTCAGCATG TGTACGTTGACATTGAGCACGGAGATGCTGAAGTTCACGTGAAGTTGGGTTCAAGCGTCCATTCGGAAAACAGAGAATGGCGCGTCTTCATAACTCAACTTGACGAAACGCTCGCAG CACCACGAGATTGCCTGCAATACCATACGGACGCTTCTAAAAAGGTCAAATCTCTCAACTTTGACGGGGACGATGACTTTACGGGTGACCTCAACTATGACATTTGCTTCACCAAACTACAGAG GTCATCTGACCCTGGAGAGTCGTGTAAGCGTAAGGTTTCCAATGTGGAGATTGACCAGTCCCCATCTGTTCGTCAGGTTAGAAAGAGAAATAAGAGACGCCGTATTGCCCGCAGCTCTGAAAGTCGAGAACTCCCTCTCTATTCATCACCAGAGCAATCACTGGAAGACAAGCAAGTTAGAGAAGCCATTTCAGATGTGATTGGTCAAATTTCAAGGACAATTGATATTGAAAAGGAGGAAGGATCCTTAAATAAGGGGTCCAGTCAGCcagataaaaaagaactaaatGATGAAGAACGACCTCAGCAAAACAATGTTAAGGTTAAAACAGACGCTGACAGCACTGACAACGCCTTTCCCATGCTCTATTCGGCTGGTAATGAAGCAGTTATCAGCCAGATTCAACAAGTGGTCTTACAATTACAGCAAGAACAACTTGGCCTAGGAGGAGGTGGTGGGGGACAATTTGGTTTTGGAGGGATGGTTATAAACACAGATGAAGACTCAGTCATGTCCAGCACTCATATGGAAGATGTTGATTTAACAACTTCACTTCCTTCCACTGAGGAAATATCAAATTCCCCACAACTAACAATCAGAGAAAACTCATACATTTTATCATCTGATGACAATATCACTGGCAGCGATCATGGCATTATGACTAGTCTACATACCAGTGAAATTGACAGTTCAGTCAACAGTGTTTCCAATATTGTTAATGAACTGTTGACAAACCATGTTACTCATACAACAGAAACAGTGTATCCACTAACTGATAATCTAGCAGTTGAAGGCATAGTAATTGAAACTACTCTTTTGCCAGAAGAAGTAATGAAAAACATCCTTGTTACAGAATCCCCAGATAAGGAAACGGTacctataaacaatgaacaaGTCATGGATGCTATGCCTGCAAGTAGCGACAGTGAAGATAAACCTACCACCAACAGTAGCACCATTGTGACAACCGAAAGTTCTTCAATGACTAGTGATGATTTAGATTATCTTGAGTCAGAAACAActgaaaatattcaagaaaatctCGAGTTGTCAAAAGTCACGACTACAGAAGGTTATGAGGAAACTGGCATTTCTAACTCTGCACATATTGAAGCACTCTCTGCTTCTGATGATGTACTCTTAATAGAATCTCACAATAAATCAGAGCCTGGACGTCCACAGGCTGAAATCACGGTGCTGGATCCTGATTCTGTGAAAGTACATGGGGATCTTATCATCAAGGATGgacaaagtaatgaaaatgagaacAGCAAAGTACCAACAGCTGAAGTCACAACTAAAAGTGTACTTGGAGTGACAAGTACAACAACAGATAAACTGCCAACGGTTAACACTGAAGACATCACAACAGCATTCACAGTCATGATGGAAATGGAACAACCAATTGTTGAGAAAGATGACAACCATCCACTTGAGAGTGGAGAGAGTAGCAGTAAAGATTCAACTCCAATAGTAACTAATGGCATTGCAGGGGATACTGAAACTAATGCTGAAGATCAGGCCAATGGCGGTATTCAGTGGCTCATACTTGATGATGGTAGTTCCGACGTCAAAGAAGTCAGTAAACAAGAAGTTTCCCTACCACCTGATGTGATAGTTTCTTCTGACATAGGATTTGGATTTTACAATGAAGGCACAGAAAATTCACCACTACCATCAACCAACAAAAAGAATGGGGAACAAAGCTTTGGTAATCTTGCTGAAGACACTGATTTACTGGAATCGGAACTTAATGTGAGTAATGATAACGATGATATGATAAACCCAGATCATTTTAGTAGTGAAAGTCCAGTTTCCATAACTTCGTCTCCTGCACCTTCTAGTACTATTAGTACTACTGTGGCTTCTACTTCCCTTACAACTGATATTACTTTCTCTTCTACTGGTGCTGCTACTTCTACAATTATCTCTTCCACAACAACTGTCACCACCACTCCCACTAGTGCTTCCACTACAACCACCACGACTACGCCATCTACTACTTCCACAACAACTACCATGACTACTCCATCTACTACTTCCACAACAACTACCACTGCTGATCAACCAGAAGGGACTTCACATGACCAAACAAttggaaataatataaataatgtagaAGATTTATCTACATCTTTAGAGAATAACAGCCATTTTGATAATGAAGTGGAAAAAACAGATGAAACGAAAGAAACAGCTATGATTGAAGAAGACCATATGCTACATGAAGTTGACAATTCTAGTAATGTGGAAGGAGAGAAAACACTAGAAACAGTAGAGAGCAATATATCTGGAAATGAAGCTACTGCTAACTCAGTCCCAGAAGCCATTATGTTTGATACAGAAAATAGTCTGCCTGCAACAGTTCCTGGCAGTGTATCTAACGCAGACACTAGTAATGTTCTTGGCACGATTCATACTGGTGCATCAGAAACAACTGAAAACGCTGAGtatgaaataaatattgatgACTCAGCTGATACAGGGGAAGCAAAACCCACCAATATGTCTGATGCTGGGGAGATGGAAATAAATATCTTTTCTGAAACAGAAGCTGGCAATATTTCAGATTCTTTGGTAAAAGACAGCATTTCGCACATAAATGACAAACATTCTTCAGATGATCAAGAATCTCATCTAGAGGATAATACAACTGGCGATATGACACCTACCGAAGATGATAACGTTCCAGAAAATGATAGCCATGTCAGTTCTACAGTGCATGCTGAGCATCCCCCCATCAACGAGGCCGTCCTTGTCCTCTCAGCAAATGAGGAACCTGTACATCAGGTGGACATTTCCATAGCAGCTGAGCCTGTTACTGTTACTGTGGCTGACACCAACACTGAAAGTAGCATTGTCAATGAATTGGATGCCAGTGTTGCGGACAGTGAAGACACTCTTCTCGTAAGCTACCCATCAGACGAGGAACGATGCGGTGGATCATTTTTGAAAGTTAGAGAGGACGTTATCTGTGGAGGACTCCTTAGGCAAGAAGCAATTGAAGAAAAAGATTACGAAGATG ATCGGTTCGATGATGTAGAACGCATAAGCGTTCGATCCATGGAAGGTGCAACTCGAAGTTTGAGGTTCCAGCTTCAGTATGAGACAGATTGTCCCGAAATGAAGGTAGAAACCACAACCGCACCACCCGTCAGAAAGACCGTGACACTCCTGCAGTACCTTCTTGGGTGGTATCGATAG